A single region of the Gadus morhua chromosome 5, gadMor3.0, whole genome shotgun sequence genome encodes:
- the mrpl33 gene encoding large ribosomal subunit protein bL33m produces the protein MFLTGVNLAKAKSKTLLVQMMSAAGTGFCFNTKRGRLREKLVIRKHDPFVNKHVLFFEKRKIRSI, from the exons ATGTTCCTAACGGGTGTAAATT TGGCCAAAGCAAAATCCAA GACTCTTCTGGTGCAGATGATGAGTGCTGCAGGGACAGGCTTCTGCTTCAATACAAAGAGGGGACGCTTAAGGGAGAAGCTGGTGATACGGAAACATGATCCGTTCG TAAACAAACACGTTCTATTCTTTGAGAAGAGGAAAATAAGGTCAATTTAA